A DNA window from Heptranchias perlo isolate sHepPer1 unplaced genomic scaffold, sHepPer1.hap1 HAP1_SCAFFOLD_754, whole genome shotgun sequence contains the following coding sequences:
- the LOC137319174 gene encoding E3 ubiquitin/ISG15 ligase TRIM25-like, with translation MEPGAFEDELTCAVCLQVYQDPVVLSCQHSFCLKCIEGVWVQTPGPEGFECPQCRQKFNPRPSLKRNFTLCNIVEKYKRSQPPAESARVVCDTCIENPSPAVKTCLKCEASFCSLHLKPHLLKGAYKDHTLIEPVADLTDRQCVDHKKGLEYYCKDDADCVCVSCTIIGKHKSHTLLSLDQAQAAIKEELEREIERLRGVQQNCSSKQRDLERSEAEIKTRIDELKGKLSKSFSEWRRQLEEDEEYALKLIDEEGLRALSQIRSCSEALNKRMEQITLIDGETQSLVQRDHLSFGNDINAASTCFLCCVKHAMETELLFHSRVTETQRVTDPDVPALTLNLSNISQLIQKRLNGSEKYHSDILGIIVPASTEYRGPSNVSPPPHSSSGAAPVPWNVLQLSTGITGRAGISQGQRSPMSLDPKTVNWNLVLSDDLRSVTWTEQKQPYPPHPERFKDWAQVLCSQSFSSGSHSWFVETDGNWWGIGIVCGSAEREGDESELGGNSKSWCLEFYDDESLTAAHNSQFTALPPIPSNIRIRVQLDYEAGTLSFHRVTDSLRHLHTFQTTFTEPVFPAFYCEDKCLKLLN, from the exons ATGGAGCCTGGAGCTTTCGAGGATGAATTAacctgtgctgtgtgtctccaggtgtACCAGGACCCGGTGGTGTTGTCCTGTCAGCAcagtttctgtttgaaatgtattgaggGAGTTTGGGTCCAGACACCAGGCCCAGAAGGGTTTGAGTGTCCTCAGTGTCGCCAGAAATTCAACCCCAGGCCCAGTCTGAAGAGAAACTTCACGCTGTGTAATATAGTGGAAAAATACAAGCGGTCACAGCCTCCTGCTGAGTCAGCCCGTGTCGTGTGTGATACGTGCATCGAGAATCCATCCCCAGCTGTCAAGACGTGTCTGAAATGTGAAGCTTCCTTTTGCTCCCTTCATTTAAAACCACATTTACTGAAAGGGGCCTACAAAGATCACACCCTAATCGAACCTGTGGCTGATCTGACAGACAGGCAGTGCGTTGACCACAAGAAGGGTCTTGAATACTACTGTAAAGATGATgcagattgtgtgtgtgtttcctgtacaataatagggaaacataaatcccacacactgctgagcctggatcaggcacaagctgcaattaag gaagaattggagagagaaatcgagaggcttcggggagtccaacagaattgttccagcaaacagcgagacttggagagatcagaagctgaaataaag acacgaatcgatgagctgaaaggaaagctatcgaagagcttctctgaatggaggagacagctggaagaagatgaagaatatgcactgaaactgatcgatgaggaggggctccgagctctctcacagataagaagctgttctgaagcattaaacaagaggatggaacagattacattaatagatggagaaacccagagtctggtacagagggaccatctctccttt GGAAACGAtatcaacgctgcctcaacgtgtttcctgtgctgtgtgaagcacgccatggaaacggag ctcctctttcattccagagtgactgagactcagagagtcacagacccagatgttccagcgctcaccctgaacctgtccaatatatctcaacttatccagaagaggctgaatggatcGGAAAAGTATCACTCAGACATATTGGGAATCATTG TGCCAGCTTCCACCGAATACAGGGGCCCATCGAACGTATCTCCTCCCCCACACAGCTCCTCTGGGGCAGCCCCTGTCCCATGGAACGTCCTCCAGCTGTCGACTGGGATCACGGGAAGAGCGGGAATATCCCAAG ggcaaaggtcaccgatgagcctggatccaaagacagtaaactggaacttggttctgtctgatgatctgagatcagtaacaTGGACTGAACAGAAACAGCcctacccacctcacccagagaggtttaaagactgggcccaagtcctctgctcccagagtttctcctcaGGATCCCATTCCTGGTTTGTGGAGACTGATGGGAATTGGTGGGGAATAgggattgtgtgtgggagtgcagagagggagggggacgagtCTGAGCTTGGGGGCAACAGTAAATCCTGGTGTTTGGAGTTTTATGATGATGAATCTCTCACAGCCGCTCACAATTCCCAGTTCACTGCCCTCCCACCGATCCCGTCTAACATCAGGATCCGAGTTCAGTTAGACTACGAGGCCGGGACTCTGTCATTTCACcgggtcactgactcactgagacatttacacacatttcaaaccacatttactgaaccagtgtttccagcattttattgtgAGGACAAATGCctaaaactgttaaattaa